The proteins below are encoded in one region of Neisseria bacilliformis:
- the dapD gene encoding 2,3,4,5-tetrahydropyridine-2,6-dicarboxylate N-succinyltransferase, whose amino-acid sequence MSLQNIIETAFENRAQIAPQTVSAEVKQAVEETLRQLDSGTLRVAERRGVGQWQVNEWAKKAVLLSFRIADNEVLNDGVNQYFDKVPTKFAGWSEDEFRAAGFRAVPGAVARRGSFVGKNVVLMPSYVNIGAYVDEGAMVDTWATVGSCAQIGKNVHLSGGVGIGGVLEPLQSAPTIIEDNCFIGARSEIVEGVIVEEGSVISMGVYIGQSTKIYDRETGEIHYGRVPAGSVVVSGSLPAKDGSHSLYCAVIVKKVDAQTHTKTSVNELLRGV is encoded by the coding sequence ATGTCCCTGCAAAACATCATCGAAACCGCATTTGAAAACCGCGCCCAAATCGCCCCGCAAACCGTGTCCGCCGAAGTGAAACAGGCTGTGGAAGAAACCCTGCGCCAACTCGACTCCGGCACGCTGCGCGTGGCCGAGCGGCGTGGCGTGGGGCAGTGGCAGGTGAACGAGTGGGCGAAAAAAGCCGTGCTCCTCTCCTTCCGCATCGCCGACAACGAAGTGCTCAACGACGGCGTGAACCAGTATTTCGACAAAGTACCCACCAAATTCGCCGGCTGGTCGGAAGACGAATTCCGCGCCGCAGGCTTCCGCGCCGTGCCCGGAGCCGTGGCACGGCGCGGAAGCTTCGTCGGCAAAAACGTCGTCCTCATGCCCTCTTATGTCAACATCGGCGCGTATGTGGACGAAGGCGCGATGGTGGACACCTGGGCCACCGTCGGCTCCTGCGCCCAAATCGGCAAAAACGTGCATTTGAGCGGCGGCGTCGGCATCGGCGGCGTGCTCGAACCCTTGCAGTCCGCCCCCACCATCATCGAAGACAACTGCTTTATCGGCGCGCGCAGCGAAATCGTCGAAGGCGTGATCGTGGAAGAAGGCAGCGTCATCTCGATGGGCGTGTACATCGGCCAGTCCACCAAAATCTACGACCGCGAAACCGGCGAAATCCACTACGGCCGCGTACCCGCCGGCTCGGTCGTCGTCTCAGGCAGCCTGCCCGCCAAAGACGGCTCGCACAGCCTCTACTGCGCCGTCATCGTGAAAAAAGTGGACGCGCAGACCCACACCAAAACCAGCGTCAACGAACTGCTGCGCGGCGTGTAA
- a CDS encoding acetate kinase, with product MSKQLILVLNCGSSSLKGAVIDNQNGDVLLSCLGEKLTTPDAYITFKKDGQKHKVELSDRHDHTGAVGALLDELKKYGLDADVKAIGHRVVHGGEKYSASVLIDDAVIAQLEACIPLAPLHNPANLTGIRAAQAIFVGLPNVAVFDTAFHQTMPEHAYTYAVPRSLYKNYAFRRYGFHGTSFRFVAPEAARIIGKDVKNCRLVIAHLGNGASITAVKNGQSQDTSMGFTPLEGLVMGTRSGDVDAGIYPFLANNAGMSVEEVNDLLNKKSGLLGISELSNDCRVVEEAAAEGHEGAKLAMEVMAYRLAKYVAAMAVAAGGIDALVFTGGIGENSDIVRAQTVAHLGFLGLNIDGEANLAVRFGKEGIISPQGVTPAVVVVPTNEELMIAHDTAALSGL from the coding sequence ATGTCCAAACAACTGATTTTAGTCCTGAACTGCGGCTCGTCCTCCCTCAAAGGCGCGGTAATCGACAACCAAAACGGCGACGTGCTGCTGAGCTGCCTCGGCGAAAAACTTACCACCCCCGACGCTTACATCACCTTCAAAAAAGACGGTCAGAAACACAAAGTCGAGCTGTCCGACCGCCACGACCACACCGGCGCGGTCGGCGCGTTGTTGGACGAACTGAAAAAATACGGCCTCGATGCCGACGTGAAAGCCATCGGCCACCGCGTCGTCCACGGCGGCGAAAAATACAGCGCGTCGGTGCTGATCGACGACGCCGTCATCGCCCAGCTCGAAGCCTGCATCCCGCTCGCCCCGCTGCACAACCCCGCCAACCTCACCGGCATCCGCGCCGCCCAAGCCATCTTCGTCGGCCTGCCCAACGTGGCCGTGTTCGACACCGCCTTCCACCAAACCATGCCCGAGCACGCCTACACCTACGCCGTGCCGCGCTCCCTGTATAAAAACTACGCCTTCCGCCGCTACGGCTTCCACGGTACCAGCTTCCGCTTCGTCGCCCCCGAAGCCGCCCGCATCATCGGCAAAGACGTGAAAAACTGCCGCCTCGTCATCGCCCACCTCGGCAACGGCGCGTCCATCACCGCCGTGAAAAACGGCCAATCGCAAGACACCAGCATGGGTTTCACCCCGCTCGAAGGCCTGGTAATGGGCACCCGCAGCGGCGACGTGGACGCGGGCATCTACCCCTTCCTCGCCAACAACGCCGGCATGAGCGTTGAAGAAGTGAACGACCTGCTGAACAAAAAATCCGGCCTTCTGGGCATTTCCGAACTCTCCAACGACTGCCGCGTCGTGGAAGAAGCCGCCGCCGAAGGCCACGAAGGCGCGAAACTGGCGATGGAAGTGATGGCCTACCGCCTCGCCAAATACGTCGCCGCCATGGCCGTGGCCGCCGGCGGCATCGACGCGCTGGTGTTCACCGGCGGCATCGGCGAAAACTCCGACATCGTCCGCGCCCAAACCGTCGCCCACCTCGGCTTTCTCGGTCTGAACATCGACGGCGAAGCCAACCTTGCCGTGCGTTTCGGCAAAGAAGGCATCATCAGCCCGCAGGGCGTAACCCCCGCCGTCGTCGTCGTGCCGACCAACGAAGAATTGATGATCGCCCACGACACCGCCGCCCTCTCCGGCCTGTAA
- the fabD gene encoding ACP S-malonyltransferase translates to MSFAFFFPGQGSQSLHMMDGFDGASVVRNTFDEASAALGQDLWAMMNGEDAELIGQTVNTQPLMLAAGVATYRAYLEAGGKTPQAVAGHSLGEYSALVAAGALGFADAVKLVRLRAELMQNAVPQGVGAMAAILGLEDAQVQALCAAAAEGEVVEAVNFNSPGQVVIAGHAAAVERAMAAAKEAGAKRALPLPVSVPSHCSLMKPAAEKLAAALQTVAVSAPQIRVIHNADVAAHQDPALIKDALVRQLYSPVRWTETVGLLVSDGLTESAECGPGKVLAGLAKRISKEAVCTALTGKEQVEAFIAAH, encoded by the coding sequence ATGTCTTTCGCATTCTTCTTCCCAGGGCAGGGCTCGCAGAGCCTGCATATGATGGACGGCTTCGACGGCGCGTCCGTGGTCAGAAACACCTTCGACGAAGCCTCCGCCGCGCTCGGCCAAGACCTGTGGGCGATGATGAACGGCGAAGACGCCGAACTCATCGGGCAGACCGTCAACACCCAGCCGCTGATGCTGGCGGCGGGCGTGGCCACCTACCGCGCCTATCTCGAAGCAGGCGGCAAAACGCCGCAGGCCGTGGCGGGGCACAGTCTGGGCGAATACAGCGCGCTGGTTGCCGCCGGCGCGCTCGGTTTTGCCGACGCGGTGAAACTCGTGCGCCTGCGCGCCGAACTGATGCAGAACGCCGTGCCGCAGGGCGTGGGCGCGATGGCCGCCATCCTCGGGCTGGAAGACGCGCAGGTGCAGGCCCTCTGCGCCGCCGCCGCCGAAGGCGAAGTGGTTGAAGCCGTCAATTTCAATTCGCCCGGGCAGGTGGTCATCGCCGGACACGCCGCAGCGGTGGAACGCGCGATGGCCGCCGCCAAAGAGGCGGGTGCGAAACGCGCCCTGCCGCTGCCCGTGTCCGTGCCCTCGCATTGCAGCCTGATGAAGCCCGCCGCCGAAAAGCTGGCCGCCGCCCTGCAAACCGTCGCCGTGTCCGCGCCGCAAATCCGCGTCATCCACAATGCCGACGTCGCCGCCCACCAAGACCCCGCGCTTATCAAAGACGCGCTGGTGCGCCAGCTTTACAGCCCCGTGCGCTGGACGGAAACCGTCGGCCTGCTGGTTTCAGACGGCCTCACCGAATCCGCCGAATGCGGCCCGGGCAAAGTGCTGGCCGGTCTGGCCAAACGCATCAGCAAAGAAGCCGTCTGCACCGCGCTCACCGGCAAAGAGCAGGTGGAAGCCTTCATCGCTGCGCATTGA
- a CDS encoding beta-ketoacyl-ACP synthase III, translating into MKYAKILGTGSYLPEKRLSNNDLAEFVDTSDEWITTRTGIKFRHIAAEHEKTSDLAVAAARRALDDAGVSAAEIGLIIVATATPDMQFPATATIVQHKLGIAGCPAFDVQAVCAGFMYALSTANAYIRSGMADKVLVIGAETFSRILDWRDRTTCVLFGDGAGAVVLGASDEPGIIGSRLQADGGYLDLLKVPAQMADGKICGNPYIEMDGPGVFKFAVKMLVKVAEDVLAEAGYAADQIDWIVPHQANKRIIDSTAKHLGLPAEKVILTVQDHGNTSAASIPLALDAGIRRGQIKRGQTLLLEGIGGGFAWGAVLLKY; encoded by the coding sequence ATGAAATACGCGAAAATTCTCGGCACAGGCAGCTACCTGCCCGAGAAACGCCTCAGCAACAACGACCTGGCCGAATTTGTCGACACCTCCGACGAATGGATCACCACCCGCACCGGCATCAAATTCCGCCACATCGCCGCCGAACACGAGAAAACCAGCGACCTCGCTGTCGCCGCCGCTCGCCGTGCGCTGGACGATGCCGGCGTGTCTGCGGCGGAAATCGGCCTGATCATCGTCGCCACCGCCACCCCCGACATGCAGTTTCCCGCCACCGCCACCATCGTCCAGCACAAACTCGGCATCGCCGGCTGCCCCGCCTTTGACGTGCAGGCCGTCTGCGCCGGCTTCATGTACGCCCTCTCCACCGCCAACGCCTATATCCGCAGCGGCATGGCCGACAAAGTGCTGGTCATCGGCGCGGAAACGTTCAGCCGCATCCTCGACTGGCGCGACCGCACCACCTGCGTGCTGTTCGGCGACGGCGCGGGCGCGGTGGTGCTGGGCGCGTCCGACGAACCCGGCATCATCGGCAGCAGGCTGCAAGCCGACGGCGGCTACCTCGACCTTTTGAAAGTGCCCGCGCAAATGGCCGACGGCAAAATCTGCGGCAACCCCTATATCGAAATGGACGGGCCGGGCGTGTTCAAATTCGCCGTGAAAATGCTGGTCAAAGTGGCCGAAGACGTACTCGCCGAAGCCGGATACGCCGCCGACCAAATCGACTGGATCGTGCCCCACCAGGCCAACAAACGCATCATCGACAGCACCGCCAAACACCTCGGCCTGCCCGCCGAAAAAGTCATCCTCACCGTACAGGATCACGGCAACACCTCCGCCGCCTCCATCCCGCTCGCCCTCGACGCAGGCATCCGGCGCGGCCAAATCAAGCGCGGGCAAACCCTGCTGCTCGAAGGCATAGGCGGCGGCTTCGCATGGGGCGCGGTGCTGCTCAAATACTGA